A window of Xylophilus sp. GW821-FHT01B05 contains these coding sequences:
- a CDS encoding neutral zinc metallopeptidase codes for MRWEGNEQSDNVEDRRDQGGGGGFGGGGGFPIGGRSVGVGTVVVALLAGWVFGINPLTVLGLLSGGSPAPQVQQQQGPAHAPPKNDQQAAFVSTVLRNTEVVWGQLFQAQGATYHPPRLVLFRGATPTACGTGQAAMGPFYCPGDKKVYIDLAFYDTLKNQLGAPGVFAQAYVIAHEVGHHVQDELGITAKVDGMRQRLSQTQNNAMSVRVELQADCFAGVWAYHSQESKHWLEPGDIEAAMNAAQKIGDDTLQRSAGRAVVPDSFTHGSSAQRQRWFGAGYQGGDMRVCDTFNAKNL; via the coding sequence ATGCGCTGGGAAGGCAACGAACAATCTGACAACGTGGAAGACCGCCGCGACCAGGGCGGTGGTGGCGGCTTTGGCGGTGGCGGCGGTTTCCCCATCGGCGGGCGCAGTGTCGGCGTGGGCACCGTGGTGGTGGCGCTGCTGGCGGGCTGGGTCTTTGGCATCAATCCGTTGACGGTGCTGGGGCTGCTGAGCGGCGGCTCGCCGGCACCGCAGGTGCAGCAACAGCAGGGCCCGGCGCATGCGCCGCCCAAGAACGACCAGCAGGCGGCTTTTGTCTCGACCGTGCTGCGCAACACCGAAGTGGTCTGGGGCCAGCTGTTCCAGGCGCAGGGCGCCACCTACCACCCGCCGCGGCTGGTGCTGTTCCGCGGTGCCACGCCCACGGCCTGCGGCACCGGCCAGGCGGCCATGGGGCCTTTCTATTGCCCGGGCGACAAGAAGGTCTACATCGACCTGGCCTTCTACGACACGCTCAAGAACCAGCTCGGCGCACCGGGCGTGTTTGCGCAGGCCTACGTGATCGCGCATGAAGTTGGCCACCACGTGCAGGACGAGCTGGGCATCACCGCCAAGGTCGATGGCATGCGCCAGCGCCTGAGCCAGACCCAGAACAACGCCATGAGCGTGCGCGTAGAGCTGCAGGCCGACTGCTTTGCCGGCGTCTGGGCCTACCACTCGCAAGAGTCCAAGCACTGGCTGGAGCCGGGCGACATCGAGGCCGCCATGAACGCCGCGCAGAAGATCGGCGACGACACCCTGCAGCGCTCGGCCGGCCGCGCTGTGGTCCCGGACAGCTTCACCCACGGCTCCAGCGCCCAGCGCCAGCGCTGGTTTGGCGCCGGTTACCAGGGCGGTGACATGCGTGTCTGCGACACCTTCAATGCCAAGAATTTATAA
- the pcp gene encoding pyroglutamyl-peptidase I: MPPSSTHPRAPVLVTGFEPFGGALHNPSLQIAQALDGRRVAGRRVVGAVLPTVFGTAAKQLLALVEQHRPALVLCLGQAGGRAAMSFERVAINLDDAGIPDNAGAQPRDRPVLPGGPAAYFATVPVKAMHAALCAAGLPAELSSSAGSFVCNHVFYALLHALAAQPARVPAGFIHLPWLPEQGTPALPLAEMLRGAELAIGAALA, from the coding sequence ATGCCGCCCTCCTCTACCCATCCGCGCGCCCCTGTGCTGGTCACCGGCTTCGAGCCTTTTGGCGGCGCGCTGCACAACCCCAGCCTGCAGATCGCGCAGGCGCTCGATGGCCGCCGTGTGGCGGGCCGGCGCGTGGTGGGCGCGGTGCTGCCCACGGTTTTTGGCACTGCGGCCAAGCAGTTGCTGGCGCTGGTGGAGCAACACCGGCCGGCGCTGGTGCTGTGCCTGGGCCAGGCCGGTGGCCGCGCGGCGATGTCTTTCGAGCGGGTGGCGATCAACTTGGACGACGCCGGCATCCCCGACAACGCCGGCGCGCAGCCCCGGGACCGGCCAGTGCTGCCGGGCGGCCCGGCTGCCTACTTCGCCACCGTGCCAGTGAAGGCCATGCATGCGGCGCTGTGCGCCGCCGGCCTGCCGGCCGAGCTGTCGAGCAGCGCCGGCAGCTTTGTCTGCAACCACGTGTTCTATGCGCTGCTGCATGCGCTGGCGGCACAGCCGGCCCGCGTGCCGGCGGGCTTCATCCACCTGCCCTGGCTACCGGAGCAAGGCACGCCAGCGCTGCCGCTGGCGGAGATGCTGCGCGGTGCGGAGCTGGCGATTGGCGCGGCGCTGGCCTAA